The Arcobacter sp. LA11 genome includes a region encoding these proteins:
- a CDS encoding AAA family ATPase, which yields MILCKLRLENFKKYTSYAIEFDEGLVGIIGKNGSGKSTIFEAILFALYGELQTKGYKEVIRNSNATTKDAVVVELDFEFDGFEYRVSREFRGKALSANAKLYKNEDLITSGAKEVTASIINLTKMSKDAFLHTLFASQKELTSLSSLKNEDRKKMIRKLLGLEKIDFIEKELVEKSRQLKREISAFAEVLLSDEEVKSKKDEVSEYTLKQTSLEKECEEKAKELNSIKLQEVEIKKELEVYTKTKEKRTSLYSKLELLKNTINSHTKSKDKLSQEISTLEKKQDELKGLQSIKQEYISLHDSIKEQEKLKEYYLRKEGLIKEQVSLREQYTKSKDTISRLEFETKEYESFLEQDKTQVQKQQDLSKQIDDKRIEEKRVLQDIAGEEKLIRDINQKIENIHILGRESNCPTCTRPLLDEYDNVLYSLDSLVQKAQKEKIDKSKQDLEAIEKSKKELEEQLTKLNKEHLELSKSINLCESKKRDLQKEKEHFEKVTNQGVKNKEELEKLQDYTYDDNLHKNLIEKQKELKSKYEYVLSLETMLKRLDSIKEELTTTNQNIEKYTKEYEEKELEYKTINYDEVKHQEKQKEFDEVGKKKEEKSNILNDQKVQIATIQGQIKTINQSLENNDKQLAKVQTKKDDLIDYEKIKISLGEFKTKLNSKVAPRISDIASDMYSIITKGKYQHIEVSNDFDFYIYDEGKRFPIERFSGGEIDLANLVLRIAISKTLGELSGASSVGFLAFDEVFGSQDEARRMQILEAFHMIKEQYRQIFLISHEMEIKEMFERIVEL from the coding sequence ATGATACTGTGTAAACTAAGACTAGAAAACTTTAAAAAATATACTTCATATGCTATAGAGTTTGATGAAGGTCTAGTAGGAATCATAGGAAAAAATGGTAGTGGAAAATCAACTATCTTTGAAGCAATACTCTTTGCCCTATATGGAGAACTTCAAACTAAAGGTTATAAAGAGGTAATAAGAAACTCAAATGCTACAACTAAAGATGCCGTAGTTGTAGAACTAGACTTTGAGTTTGATGGATTTGAGTATAGAGTAAGTAGGGAGTTTAGAGGAAAAGCATTAAGTGCAAATGCCAAACTATATAAAAACGAAGACCTAATAACCTCAGGAGCAAAAGAAGTAACAGCTTCAATCATAAATCTAACAAAGATGAGTAAGGATGCTTTCTTACATACTCTATTTGCAAGTCAAAAAGAACTTACAAGTTTAAGTTCTCTTAAAAATGAAGATAGAAAGAAGATGATAAGAAAACTTCTTGGACTTGAAAAAATAGATTTTATAGAAAAAGAGCTAGTAGAAAAAAGCAGACAATTAAAACGTGAGATATCAGCTTTCGCAGAAGTATTGCTTAGTGATGAAGAAGTAAAGAGTAAGAAAGATGAAGTATCAGAATATACACTGAAGCAAACAAGTCTAGAAAAAGAGTGTGAAGAAAAGGCTAAAGAGCTAAATAGTATAAAACTACAAGAAGTAGAGATAAAAAAAGAGTTAGAGGTATATACTAAAACAAAAGAGAAAAGAACAAGTCTATACTCAAAACTAGAACTTCTAAAAAATACAATCAACTCTCATACCAAATCAAAAGATAAACTATCACAAGAGATAAGTACACTAGAGAAGAAGCAAGATGAACTAAAAGGTTTACAAAGTATCAAACAAGAATATATAAGCCTACACGATAGTATAAAAGAGCAAGAGAAGCTAAAAGAGTACTATTTACGTAAAGAAGGTCTTATAAAAGAACAAGTAAGTCTAAGGGAACAATACACTAAGAGTAAAGATACCATATCAAGACTAGAGTTTGAAACAAAAGAGTATGAAAGCTTTTTAGAACAAGATAAAACACAAGTACAAAAACAACAAGACCTAAGTAAACAAATAGATGATAAAAGAATAGAAGAGAAAAGAGTACTACAAGATATAGCAGGTGAAGAAAAGCTAATACGAGATATAAATCAAAAAATAGAAAATATACATATCCTAGGACGAGAATCAAACTGTCCTACATGTACAAGACCACTACTAGATGAATATGACAATGTATTGTATTCTCTAGATAGCTTAGTTCAAAAAGCACAAAAAGAGAAAATAGACAAATCAAAACAAGACTTAGAAGCTATAGAAAAGAGTAAAAAAGAACTTGAAGAACAACTAACAAAACTAAACAAAGAACACCTAGAACTATCAAAAAGCATAAATCTATGTGAAAGTAAGAAAAGAGACTTACAAAAAGAGAAAGAACACTTTGAAAAAGTAACTAACCAAGGGGTAAAAAACAAAGAAGAGTTAGAAAAACTTCAAGACTATACATACGATGACAATTTACATAAAAATCTAATAGAAAAACAAAAAGAACTAAAATCAAAGTATGAATATGTACTTAGTTTAGAGACTATGCTAAAAAGACTAGATAGTATAAAAGAAGAATTAACAACTACAAATCAAAACATAGAGAAATATACAAAAGAGTATGAAGAAAAAGAGTTAGAGTATAAAACTATAAACTATGATGAGGTAAAACACCAAGAAAAGCAAAAAGAGTTTGATGAGGTAGGCAAGAAAAAAGAAGAAAAATCAAATATCCTAAATGACCAAAAAGTACAAATAGCAACTATCCAAGGTCAAATAAAAACCATAAATCAAAGCTTAGAAAACAATGACAAACAACTTGCAAAAGTCCAAACAAAAAAAGATGACCTAATAGACTACGAAAAAATCAAAATAAGTCTAGGAGAGTTTAAAACAAAATTAAACTCAAAAGTAGCCCCAAGAATCTCTGATATAGCCTCAGATATGTACAGTATCATCACAAAAGGTAAATACCAACACATAGAAGTATCAAACGACTTTGACTTTTATATCTACGATGAAGGAAAAAGATTCCCAATCGAGCGATTCTCAGGTGGAGAAATAGACCTAGCAAACTTAGTCCTAAGAATAGCTATCTCAAAAACACTAGGAGAACTAAGTGGAGCAAGTAGCGTAGGGTTCTTAGCTTTTGACGAAGTATTTGGAAGTCAAGATGAAGCCAGACGAATGCAAATTCTAGAAGCCTTTCATATGATAAAAGAACAGTATCGACAGATATTTTTGATATCGCATGAGATGGAGATTAAAGAGATGTTTGAGAGGATTGTGGAGCTTTAA
- a CDS encoding metallophosphoesterase → MKIIHFSDTHLGYNDLDILDENNINQREADFYNAFSQIVEQIKTIQPDYIIHTGDLFHRSSPSNRAITFALEQFKIIDELNIPFVIIAGNHSTPRTNLSSPIIKIFDNFKNIYTSYNQEYKKIEFEDVVFHTLPHMNDDTKAEDEINLCEQNIDTTKKNIMMMHCSVGAWYLMQEFGEWVYPTHKEYIFENMDYVALGHWHGFGAVSVKGTKQKYPNVFYSGSTERTSLNDKRNEKGFIELDIKDELTVEYKQINIRAIREKEIDCSIYEESIEQIDNSDTKDAIVYVKLTNLKATQSIDIQNSQIKELFPDAMSVNIKREFSKSSDEKTIDDIEALSLEDYFLEHIKEDSLDADDTKEYDRLKHKVKELFSLYEESTNDTV, encoded by the coding sequence TTGAAAATAATACATTTTAGTGATACACACTTAGGATACAACGATTTAGATATTTTAGATGAAAACAATATAAACCAAAGAGAAGCAGACTTTTACAATGCTTTTTCTCAAATAGTAGAACAAATTAAAACAATACAACCTGATTATATTATCCATACAGGGGATTTATTTCATAGAAGCAGCCCTAGCAACAGAGCTATAACTTTTGCCCTAGAGCAGTTTAAGATAATAGATGAACTAAATATTCCTTTTGTAATAATAGCCGGTAATCACTCAACTCCAAGAACAAACCTAAGTTCTCCTATTATAAAAATCTTTGATAACTTTAAAAATATATATACTTCATACAATCAAGAATACAAAAAAATAGAGTTTGAAGATGTAGTGTTTCATACTCTTCCACATATGAATGATGATACAAAAGCAGAAGATGAAATAAACCTATGCGAGCAAAACATAGATACTACTAAAAAAAATATAATGATGATGCACTGTTCGGTTGGAGCTTGGTATTTGATGCAAGAGTTTGGAGAGTGGGTATATCCTACGCATAAAGAGTATATCTTTGAAAATATGGATTATGTTGCACTTGGACATTGGCATGGTTTTGGAGCAGTTTCAGTAAAAGGAACAAAGCAGAAGTATCCTAATGTTTTCTATAGTGGTAGTACTGAGAGAACAAGTCTAAATGATAAACGAAATGAAAAAGGTTTTATAGAGTTAGATATCAAAGATGAACTAACAGTAGAGTATAAACAAATCAATATAAGAGCTATAAGAGAAAAAGAGATTGATTGTAGTATCTATGAAGAATCAATAGAGCAAATAGATAATAGTGATACTAAAGATGCCATAGTATATGTAAAACTTACAAATCTAAAAGCAACACAATCAATAGATATTCAAAATAGCCAGATAAAAGAGCTGTTTCCTGATGCTATGAGTGTAAATATCAAACGAGAGTTTAGTAAAAGTAGTGATGAAAAGACAATAGATGATATAGAAGCCTTGAGTTTAGAGGATTACTTCTTAGAGCATATAAAAGAAGATAGTCTAGATGCAGATGATACTAAAGAGTATGATAGGTTAAAGCATAAGGTAAAAGAGTTATTCTCTTTATATGAGGAGAGTACAAATGATACTGTGTAA
- a CDS encoding ComEC/Rec2 family competence protein, whose protein sequence is MNRIKLISSKKELFFSFLFFLSIFLFNIFYEYNKYLDLVEEELYSGKFEIVNIYDKNDFYVLKVKSADFSFFTSIDKKSTFSKLEEINLAIVTTKIDFYSFLKGFYAKTIYYDTLPKTKSFKKDIQYYINDLHNDIRIKELFNALFLAIPISKEYREIYTNFGISHLIAISGFHLAIIVGVVYWLIYFLYSYIHQRYFLYRNKRFDILILTLVVLFFYLLLIDFVPSMLRAFIMFFIGVYFLRRNIEIFSFQTLLITLLLIISFLPKYLFSISLWFSIIGVFYIFLYLQYFKNVPKILAFFLFNFWIFLVFNPIVHFFFYNTSYEQLLSPFITLFFSIFYPLELFLHFVGLGSLFDKYIVMFLDYKMIIFEVITPYWFFVLYVITSLGSIFYKSAFVLLNILLVLFNIYLYVLF, encoded by the coding sequence ATGAATCGTATAAAATTAATTTCTTCTAAAAAAGAACTCTTTTTTTCATTTTTATTTTTTCTTTCTATCTTTTTATTTAATATATTTTATGAGTATAATAAGTATCTAGATTTAGTAGAAGAAGAGCTTTATAGTGGCAAGTTTGAGATTGTAAATATTTATGATAAAAATGATTTTTATGTATTAAAAGTAAAAAGTGCTGATTTTAGTTTTTTTACTTCAATTGATAAAAAAAGTACTTTTTCAAAATTAGAAGAGATTAATCTAGCTATAGTTACTACAAAAATAGATTTTTATTCTTTTTTAAAAGGGTTTTATGCAAAAACTATTTACTATGATACTTTACCCAAAACAAAAAGTTTTAAAAAAGATATTCAATATTATATAAACGATTTGCATAATGATATAAGAATAAAAGAGTTATTTAATGCACTTTTTCTAGCAATACCTATTTCAAAAGAGTATAGAGAAATATATACAAACTTCGGAATAAGCCATTTAATCGCAATCTCTGGATTTCACCTAGCTATTATTGTAGGTGTTGTTTATTGGCTAATTTATTTTTTATATTCATACATTCATCAAAGATATTTTTTATATAGAAATAAACGATTTGATATTTTAATACTTACTCTTGTAGTTTTGTTTTTTTATTTATTACTAATAGACTTTGTTCCTTCTATGCTTCGAGCTTTTATCATGTTTTTTATTGGAGTATATTTTTTAAGAAGAAATATTGAGATATTTTCTTTTCAAACTCTATTAATAACTTTACTTTTAATAATCTCATTTCTTCCTAAGTATCTATTCTCTATATCTTTATGGTTTTCTATTATTGGCGTATTTTATATCTTTCTTTATTTACAATATTTTAAAAATGTGCCAAAAATACTTGCTTTCTTTTTATTTAATTTTTGGATTTTTTTAGTATTTAACCCTATAGTTCATTTCTTTTTTTATAATACAAGTTATGAACAGCTTTTATCACCTTTCATTACTCTGTTTTTTTCTATATTTTATCCCTTAGAGCTTTTCTTACATTTTGTTGGATTAGGAAGTTTATTTGATAAATATATAGTTATGTTTTTAGATTATAAGATGATTATATTCGAAGTAATAACACCTTATTGGTTTTTTGTTTTATATGTTATTACTTCATTGGGTTCAATTTTTTATAAAAGTGCTTTTGTTTTATTAAATATATTGCTTGTTTTATTTAATATTTATTTGTATGTATTATTTTAA
- the ovoA gene encoding 5-histidylcysteine sulfoxide synthase, whose translation MNYIKDTINLATGTVDEKRQEIKEYFLQTYALDERLFDLLKDKKSLYEQPNSLRHPLIFYYGHTATFFMNKLNVSNITTHRVNKTYESIFAIGVDEMSWDDLNDENYTWPTYEQTKAYRDEVKKVVLDLIDNMEFTLPINWESPMWIILMGIEHENIHIETSSVLLRELDINLLSNNEIFEYNNERSDNYPQNELICVQAGEVLVEKDRKNPIFYGWDNEFSFHKSQIKEFKASKYLVSNGEYLEFVEEGGYSKLHYFTKDGIKWLDFTQAKMPTFWIKEDGKYFLREINRIVPLPLNYPVDINVYEAEAFCKYKSEKLGIKVRLPSEDEYYRLNDYVNAQEVDANIGFKYFNQTPVDKYVFKTNSGDFYDVIGNVWQWSITPTYPFDGFETHPAYDDFTTPTFDDRHALMKGGSFISLGNEILREARYAFRKHFFQHAGFRYVNSDNEYRTKLNDNVYETDEQISQYCGFHYGEDNFGVKNFPKNSVDVLRPYLENIKKDRAMDLGCSVGRSTFELGTIFDEVLGIDFSANFINVGIKLKKYENLTYKVATEGALFDEKTVSLKDLDLEDTKEKVTFMQGDACNLKDLYTGYDLIFCSNLIDRLYYPQKFLDDVPNRVNDGGMLVILSPYTWLEDYTPKTNWLGGYIEDNQEVKTLDTLRKNLETESDFELVDTLDVPFVIKETNRKYQHSVSQMSIWKKKV comes from the coding sequence ATGAACTATATAAAAGATACAATAAACTTAGCTACAGGTACAGTTGACGAAAAACGTCAAGAGATAAAAGAATACTTTTTACAGACATATGCACTAGATGAAAGATTATTTGATTTACTAAAAGATAAAAAATCTTTATATGAACAACCAAATAGTTTAAGGCATCCATTGATTTTTTATTATGGACATACTGCTACATTTTTTATGAATAAATTAAATGTATCAAATATAACAACACATAGAGTAAATAAAACTTATGAATCAATCTTTGCTATAGGTGTAGATGAAATGTCATGGGATGATTTAAACGATGAAAATTATACTTGGCCTACATATGAGCAAACTAAAGCTTATCGTGATGAGGTAAAAAAAGTAGTTTTAGACCTAATAGATAATATGGAGTTTACTTTGCCTATTAACTGGGAATCTCCTATGTGGATTATTCTTATGGGAATAGAGCATGAAAATATTCATATAGAAACATCATCTGTGTTATTAAGAGAACTTGATATTAATCTTTTATCTAATAACGAAATATTTGAATATAACAACGAAAGAAGTGATAACTATCCCCAAAATGAGCTAATATGTGTACAAGCAGGTGAAGTTCTAGTAGAAAAAGATAGAAAAAATCCAATCTTTTACGGATGGGATAATGAATTCTCTTTTCATAAATCTCAAATAAAAGAGTTTAAAGCAAGTAAGTACTTAGTATCGAACGGTGAGTATTTAGAGTTTGTAGAAGAGGGTGGGTATTCGAAACTTCATTATTTTACAAAAGATGGAATAAAATGGTTAGATTTTACACAAGCGAAGATGCCAACATTTTGGATAAAAGAAGATGGAAAATACTTTTTAAGAGAAATAAATAGAATAGTTCCTCTACCATTGAATTATCCAGTAGATATAAATGTTTATGAAGCAGAAGCTTTTTGTAAATATAAAAGTGAAAAATTAGGTATTAAAGTAAGACTTCCTAGTGAAGATGAATATTATAGATTAAACGATTATGTAAATGCTCAAGAAGTAGATGCAAATATAGGATTTAAATACTTTAATCAAACACCAGTAGATAAATATGTATTTAAAACAAATAGTGGTGATTTTTATGATGTAATTGGAAACGTATGGCAATGGAGTATAACTCCAACATATCCATTTGATGGTTTTGAAACACATCCTGCTTATGATGACTTTACAACTCCAACTTTTGATGATAGACATGCACTTATGAAAGGTGGTTCCTTTATATCTTTAGGGAATGAAATATTAAGAGAAGCAAGGTATGCTTTTAGAAAGCACTTCTTCCAACATGCAGGATTTAGATACGTGAACTCAGACAATGAATATAGAACAAAATTAAACGATAATGTATATGAAACAGATGAACAAATCTCACAATATTGTGGATTCCATTATGGAGAAGACAATTTTGGAGTTAAAAACTTTCCAAAGAATTCTGTAGATGTATTAAGACCTTATTTAGAGAATATCAAAAAAGATAGAGCAATGGATTTAGGATGTTCAGTAGGACGAAGTACTTTTGAACTAGGAACAATTTTTGATGAGGTATTAGGAATAGACTTCTCAGCAAACTTTATCAATGTAGGTATAAAACTTAAAAAATATGAAAACTTAACATATAAAGTAGCAACAGAAGGAGCTTTATTTGATGAGAAAACTGTATCTTTAAAAGATCTAGATTTAGAAGATACAAAAGAAAAAGTAACTTTCATGCAAGGAGATGCTTGTAATCTAAAAGATTTATATACTGGATATGATTTGATTTTTTGTTCAAATTTAATTGATAGATTATATTATCCTCAAAAATTTTTAGATGATGTACCAAATAGAGTAAATGATGGTGGAATGTTAGTAATTCTAAGTCCATATACATGGCTTGAAGATTATACTCCAAAAACAAACTGGCTTGGTGGATATATAGAAGATAATCAAGAAGTAAAAACACTGGATACTTTAAGAAAGAATCTTGAAACAGAAAGTGATTTTGAATTAGTAGATACTTTAGATGTGCCTTTTGTAATAAAAGAGACAAATAGAAAATATCAACACTCAGTTTCACAAATGAGTATTTGGAAGAAGAAAGTTTAA
- a CDS encoding RraA family protein: MDFFTADICDEHPDKTHVLDNEFTNYGAKEKVCGTVVTVKLDRNNSELIKVLRDEDGTGKIVVVDVEDEYFAVVGENLMKFAHGNNYEGIIVNGYIRDTFQIKKISVALFARGTCSRKYIPVTEGQRGIELSFCGVQFNDGDYVYADTDGIILTKEKIV, translated from the coding sequence ATGGATTTTTTTACTGCTGATATTTGTGATGAACACCCAGATAAAACTCATGTGTTAGATAATGAATTTACAAACTATGGCGCAAAAGAGAAAGTATGTGGAACAGTAGTTACTGTGAAGCTTGATAGAAATAATAGTGAACTAATAAAAGTGCTAAGAGATGAAGATGGTACTGGAAAGATTGTTGTTGTAGATGTAGAAGATGAGTACTTTGCCGTTGTAGGTGAAAACCTTATGAAGTTTGCACATGGTAATAACTATGAGGGTATTATAGTAAATGGATATATTAGAGATACTTTTCAAATAAAAAAAATATCTGTAGCTTTATTTGCAAGGGGTACTTGTAGTAGAAAATATATTCCTGTTACAGAAGGTCAAAGAGGAATTGAGCTTTCATTTTGTGGTGTACAGTTCAATGATGGTGATTATGTATATGCAGATACGGATGGAATCATTTTAACAAAAGAGAAAATTGTGTAG
- a CDS encoding tetratricopeptide repeat protein — MNYFFKIIFYINITLLFSSCTSKHLTVKSLQPSLMHDKKIYNIILEDFQNDRINQVNHLEEKLVNMTVDGRRVFNLQTNYQDIDAIVTGEVLESSVYYDIYYNTDTDYSRCWKYKYKDGKKTNICRKYRTRKIPCENRDYKVRTKVQVLNYDEEVIFSKIYTKTTSKNKCFNNRHYYYPYYYNRFNTNRNEYQINSQLSKLIAQDIIKDISPHYIFQNITIIEKLDENNSFYKQIDKKEFENIVELLDNGNIDISQRKLYRLNEILEYNSYEVFYNLALTYEANNQLKKAKDYYIEARELCNKPDDLKLIDTAIKRTQKHLEDKIKAKSQLSVY; from the coding sequence ATGAACTATTTTTTTAAGATTATATTTTATATAAATATTACACTTCTTTTTTCATCTTGTACTTCAAAACATCTAACCGTAAAATCGCTACAACCTTCACTTATGCATGACAAAAAAATATATAATATCATTCTAGAAGACTTCCAAAATGATAGAATAAATCAAGTTAACCACTTAGAAGAAAAACTAGTTAACATGACAGTAGATGGAAGAAGAGTATTTAATCTTCAAACTAACTACCAAGATATAGATGCTATTGTTACAGGGGAAGTGTTAGAGTCATCTGTATATTATGATATTTATTACAACACAGATACTGATTATTCAAGATGTTGGAAGTATAAATATAAAGATGGTAAAAAAACTAATATATGTAGAAAATATAGAACAAGAAAAATACCTTGTGAAAATAGAGACTATAAAGTAAGAACAAAAGTTCAAGTTTTAAATTATGATGAAGAAGTTATATTTTCAAAAATCTATACAAAAACAACTAGTAAAAACAAATGTTTTAACAATAGACACTATTACTATCCATACTATTATAATAGATTTAACACAAATAGAAATGAATATCAAATAAACTCACAACTGTCTAAACTAATTGCCCAAGATATTATAAAAGACATCTCTCCACATTATATTTTTCAGAACATAACTATTATAGAAAAACTTGATGAAAACAACTCTTTTTATAAACAAATAGATAAAAAAGAGTTTGAAAATATAGTAGAGTTATTAGACAATGGAAATATAGATATATCCCAAAGAAAACTGTATAGGTTAAATGAAATACTAGAGTATAATAGTTACGAAGTTTTTTATAATCTTGCTCTTACATATGAAGCAAACAATCAATTAAAAAAAGCAAAAGATTATTATATAGAAGCAAGGGAATTATGTAATAAGCCTGATGATTTGAAACTAATAGATACAGCTATAAAACGAACACAAAAACATTTGGAAGATAAAATAAAGGCTAAATCACAGTTATCTGTATATTAA
- a CDS encoding DUF302 domain-containing protein translates to MKQTFETNKSVNEFIEEVQKVLPNYGFGLQHIHNPPEKMREKGINFTTECKILDICSPKIANEILSYDISLSCIMPCKISVYDDKGQTTVALNSIVQLIDDLNPDLTDMAQEVQETIIDIINDSI, encoded by the coding sequence GTGAAACAGACATTTGAAACAAATAAAAGTGTTAATGAATTTATCGAAGAAGTACAAAAAGTATTACCAAATTATGGTTTTGGTTTACAACACATTCACAATCCTCCAGAGAAAATGAGAGAAAAAGGAATAAATTTTACAACTGAATGTAAAATTTTAGACATATGTAGTCCAAAGATTGCAAATGAGATTTTATCATACGATATATCACTGTCTTGTATCATGCCTTGTAAAATATCAGTATATGATGATAAAGGACAAACAACTGTTGCTTTGAACTCTATAGTTCAATTAATAGACGATTTAAACCCTGACTTAACAGATATGGCGCAAGAAGTTCAAGAAACAATTATTGACATTATTAACGACTCTATATAG
- the glmS gene encoding methylaspartate mutase subunit S, whose protein sequence is MKVVTGVVGNDIHVVANRLIDLSLQARGFEVFNLGVNTYLEEFVDAVIETNADILLISSLNGEAEGWCREVKILKSKYGNLLDDVVFMIGGNLVVGSGTADDIVPRFKNYGFDLVFHQVDLNTGLDALEEFMKERNT, encoded by the coding sequence ATGAAAGTAGTAACTGGCGTTGTAGGTAACGATATACACGTTGTAGCAAACCGACTTATTGATCTTTCACTGCAAGCAAGAGGATTCGAAGTTTTTAACTTAGGCGTTAATACTTATCTTGAAGAGTTTGTTGATGCAGTAATAGAGACTAATGCAGATATATTATTAATCTCATCACTTAACGGTGAAGCAGAAGGTTGGTGTCGAGAAGTAAAAATTTTAAAATCAAAATACGGAAATCTATTAGATGATGTAGTATTTATGATTGGTGGAAACTTGGTAGTAGGTTCTGGAACAGCTGATGATATTGTTCCAAGATTTAAAAACTATGGATTTGATTTAGTATTCCATCAAGTAGATTTAAACACAGGTCTTGATGCACTTGAAGAGTTTATGAAAGAGAGAAATACTTAA
- a CDS encoding methylaspartate mutase gives MSLLQEERNIILNNEYVDNFDFAEVEEFVKNASKNLFISHNFKTKNKMLVQPRGGFPTYNKMFALYEFFVDADVDVLPCTIDSNTRLNDYATAKKMLRLSEENEVDMLNGFPLINHGYRTARKMMTHFDRPISLRHGTPDARLLIETAIASGIFEIEGGPITYLLPYSKNFPLDKAFLYWKYVERVCANYSKLNEPINRESFGPLTATLVPPCITIVIQLLEMLLSLEEGVKSFSVSFSQTGSMNQDIVMGAVIRKMAKYYSNQIGVDDADIHLVYHQWMGAFPMDPNFASQLINMSTVIATMVGADKIITKTNQEAAGIPTKEANAETVANTQYTLRILKGLPNIVDKEEEENLTAEVMAIMEAVFNDSADTLWRKVFNSIKNGTIDVPFSPHIINNNEMITIRDAKKNIRIIKRGKVPIPDRCFEYEKAQCDLTKDTTSIVNDIIHDIGIMQ, from the coding sequence ATGAGTTTACTACAAGAAGAACGAAATATTATATTAAACAATGAATATGTAGATAACTTTGATTTTGCAGAAGTAGAAGAGTTTGTAAAAAATGCTTCAAAAAATCTATTTATTTCTCATAATTTTAAAACAAAAAATAAAATGCTTGTACAACCAAGAGGTGGTTTCCCTACATACAACAAGATGTTTGCACTTTACGAGTTTTTCGTAGATGCTGATGTTGATGTTTTACCATGTACTATTGATTCAAATACAAGATTAAATGACTATGCAACTGCAAAAAAGATGCTAAGATTATCAGAAGAAAATGAAGTTGATATGTTAAATGGTTTTCCACTTATTAACCATGGATATAGAACAGCTAGAAAAATGATGACGCATTTTGATAGACCAATATCTTTAAGACATGGAACACCTGATGCAAGACTTCTTATTGAAACTGCTATTGCATCTGGAATCTTTGAAATTGAAGGAGGTCCTATTACATACCTTCTTCCATATTCTAAAAACTTTCCACTAGATAAAGCATTTTTATACTGGAAATATGTAGAAAGAGTTTGTGCAAACTACTCAAAACTAAATGAACCAATCAATAGAGAATCATTTGGACCACTAACAGCTACATTAGTGCCACCATGTATTACTATTGTAATCCAACTTCTTGAAATGTTACTTTCACTTGAAGAAGGTGTTAAATCATTCTCTGTGTCATTTTCTCAAACAGGTTCTATGAACCAAGATATTGTAATGGGTGCAGTTATTAGAAAAATGGCAAAATACTACTCAAATCAAATTGGTGTAGATGATGCAGATATTCACCTTGTATACCATCAATGGATGGGTGCATTTCCTATGGATCCAAACTTTGCATCACAACTTATAAATATGAGTACAGTTATAGCTACTATGGTTGGGGCTGATAAAATTATTACAAAAACTAACCAAGAAGCAGCAGGAATTCCAACTAAAGAAGCAAATGCAGAAACAGTTGCAAATACACAATATACTCTAAGAATATTAAAGGGTCTTCCAAATATTGTAGATAAAGAGGAAGAAGAAAATCTTACTGCTGAAGTAATGGCTATCATGGAAGCTGTATTCAATGATAGTGCAGATACTCTATGGAGAAAAGTATTTAATAGTATTAAAAATGGAACGATTGATGTACCATTTTCACCGCATATTATTAACAACAATGAAATGATTACAATCAGAGATGCTAAGAAAAATATTAGAATCATAAAAAGAGGAAAAGTTCCAATTCCTGATAGATGTTTTGAATATGAAAAAGCACAATGTGATTTAACAAAAGATACAACATCTATTGTAAATGATATTATTCATGATATAGGAATTATGCAATGA